The stretch of DNA CAGGCGAAGCTGACGGTGTCGTAGAAGCCGACCTCGTAGGGCGCCGTCGGATCGGCAACGCTGAGGATGCGCAGGCCCGCGTTCTGGTCGGCCACGTAGGCCAGGGTGTCGACGACCTCCACGCGGAAGGCGCCGCCCGGCGTGTCGTAGAAGCCGATCTCCACCGGCTGCGTGGGATCGCTGATGTCGACGATGCGCAGGCCCGCGCTCCAGTCGGCCACGTAGGCCAGCGTGTCGACGGCGCAGACCCCGTGCGCGCGGTCGGGCGTGTTGAGCACTCCCAGCGTGACGGGATGCGCGGGATCGGCAACGCTCACGATGCGCAGGCCGTCGAAGTACTCGGCGAGCAGCACGAGCGTATCGCTCACGGCGACGTCGTAGGTGTACTGCACCGTCGCGGAGCGGCCGACCTCGACCGGCTGCATGGGATCGGAGACGTCGATGATGCGCAAACCGTCCGTCCATGCGCTCGTGTAGACGTAGTCGCCGGCCTGATCCATGCCGAGGGTCGGCCCCGGCACGGCGACCTGCCCGAGGGTCATCGGGCTCGCGGGATTGCTGACATCGGCGATCGAGAGCGAGCCGCCGTTGCCGTAGTAGAGGATCCCCGCGTCCCAGTTCGCGCCATAGCAGGGCCCGTCGGGCCAGCGCGAAAGCATCAGCAGGTTCGCGCTGTCGCCGGTGTCGCGCTCCTGGGCCGGGGCTGCGAGGGGAAGGCTGGCGAGCAAAACGAGGGCAAAGATGCTGCGCTTCACGCTGTACCTCAATGGTGTCGAGCTGCCGTCCGGCCGCAACTGCAAGAGGTATGCCCCGCTGGGCGGCGCCTGGCGTGCCTGGCGGCCCCCCTCAGCGAGTAATGATACACCATGCCGCACCCGTCTGGCCCCTGCTGCGGCCCCTCTTTCTGTGCGGACCCTGCGCCGGAAGCGGCGAAACATAGGTCCCGCCGGGCGTTCGTGCAATCCCCGGGCGCAGGGGCGCTGGCCGCGCCACCGCCTCTGGATTGCGGCCTTGATCTCCGGCCCCGCGCGGCCTAGACTGTACTCACCCTCCCGCGCCCGGTGGCTCCGGCTGCCTGGCGCTTTCCTTTGCCTCCCCCGCCGCCCTCCCCGCTGCGGCCGCGCCGCCCGTGACGCGCATGGACTTCGTGCACCTGAACGTCCACAGCGCCTACTCGCTGCTGGCCGGCACGCTGAAGCCCGAGGCGATCCCCGCCCTGGCGCGGCGCCGCGGCTTTGGCGCGCTGGCGCTCACCGACACGGACGGCCTCTTCGCCGCCGTGGCCTTCCAGCAGGCCTGCGCGCGCGAGGGCCTGCACGGCGTGCTCGGCGTCGAGCTCACGCGGCCGCGCCAGCGGCGCGAGGCCGCGCTGCCCGCGCCGCTGCTGCCCGAGTTGCCCGCGCCGGCCGTGGCCGACGGCGAGGAGGCGGAGTCCCCGCGCGAGCTGGGCGGCTTCGCGCGCGAGCGCCCCGCCGGGCCGGGCGACGCGCGGCATCGCGCCACGCTGCTCGCCCGCAGCGAGGCCGGCTATCGCCTGCTCGGCGAGCTGATCAGCACGCGGCATCGCGATCCCGCCTTCGAGCTGGAGGCCGCGCTCGCCGCCGCGCTGGACTCGGGCGAGCTCTATCTGCTCTGTGCGGGCGAAGGGCTCCTGCGCGCGCTCGCGCCCCGCGAGCACGCGCGCGCGGTGCGCGGGGCGCGCCTCTTCGTGGAACTGCGGCCGGGGCGGGGCACGGCCGCACAGCTCGGGCTCCAGGCGCGCCTCGCCCTCGCCGAGGCGCTCGGCCTGCCGGCCGTGGTGACGGGCGGCGTCTTCTTCGCCGAGCCCGCCGACCACGAACTCCACCGCCTGCTCTCGGCGATGCGCATGAACTGCACGGAGCCCGCGCTGCCCACGGACGCCGCCGCGCCGGCCACGGCCTGGCTGATGGACGAGCCCGCCCTGCGCGGCGCGCTCGGCCTCGCCCCCGGGGGCGGGTTGCAGGGCGCGGCCGGGCGCGAGGCCGCCCCCGGGGGCGGGTTGCAGGGCGCGGCTGGGCGCGAGGCAGCCCCCGGGGGCGGGTCCCGCGCCCTCGCGGATCCGCGCCTGGAGCGCGCCCTCGCCGCCAGCGCGGCCATCGCCGCGGATTGCCAAGTGCGCATCCCCCTCGGCCGGCCGCGGCCGCCGCGCTTCAACTTGCCACCGGGGCCGGACGGCCGGCCCAGCCACCCCGACGCCTTCCTCTATCGCCTCGCGCACGAGGGCCTGCGCGAGCGGCTCGGCCTCGCCCCCGGCGACAGCGACACCCGCGCCCGCCGCACCCTGGCCGCGCTGCGCCGCGAGCTGCACGTGATCCGCCGCCGCGAAGTGTCGGCCTACTTCCTCATCGCCTGGGACCTGGTGCGCTACGGCAGCAGTCGCGGGCTCGCGAGCCTGGGTCGCGGCAGCGCGGCGGGCAGCCTGGTGTCCTTTGCGCTGGGCATCACGCACGTGAATCCGCTGGAGAACGGGCTCTACTTCGAGCGCTTCCTCAACCTGGAGCGCGCGGGGCTGCCCGACTTCGACATCGACTTCGGCTCGGCGGCCCGCTACGAGATCCTCGACTACGCCTTCCGCCGCTACGGCCGCGAGTCCACGGCGATGATCGGCACCTACCAGACCTTCCGCCCCCGCGGCGCCTTCCGCCGGCTGGTGGCGGCCCTCGGCCTGGACGAGACGCTCTGGGACGCCCGCATCAAGCTGCTGCCGCACTGGGGCAGTTGCGCCACCCTGCGCCAGCAGCTCAAAGAGCACCCGAAGAGCCGCCACCTCGATCTCGCCACGGACGACTGGCCGCGCCTGCTCGATCTCGCCGCGCGCCTGGACGAGCTGCCCCAGCACCTGGGCACGCACCCCTGCGGCATCGTCATCGCGCCGGGGCCGATCGCGCACTTCGTGCCCGTGCAGCCGGGCGCGCAGGGCTTGGCGATCACGCAGTGGGACATGCACGGCGTCGAGGCGGCGGGCCTGATCAAGATGGACATCCTCGGCCAGCGCGGGCTGGCCGTGATCGACGCCACCAGCGCCCGCGTGCGCGAGAACTTCGGGCGCGCGCCGCGTCTGGCCGGCGACCCGCCCCCGGGGGCGGGTCCCACTGCCGTGCGGCGGGGGGCGCGCACGCAGCGCGGCGAGGCGGCGGACGCGGTGAACCCCTTCACCGATCCCGACACGCGCGCCCTGCTCGCGCGGGGCGCCAGCGAGGGCTGTTTCTATATAGAGAGCCCGATCATGATGCAGATCCTCCGTCAAGCCCGCTGCGAGGAGTTCGAGACGCTGACCGCGCTGTCCTCGATCATCCGTCCCGGCGTGAGCAACTACGGCGGCAAGCGCGACTACCTGATGCGCCACCGCGGCGAGGAGCCGGTCCGTTTGCTTCACCCGCTTCTCGAGCCGCTGCTGCGCGACACGCACGGCTGCCTCATCTACCAGGAGCAGGTGATGCGCGTGCTGCAAGTCATGGGCGGCATGACGCTGGGCGAGGCCGACGCCTTTCGCAAGATCATGTCGGGCAAGGGCGGCGGCGACGCGAAGGCCTTCGAGGAGCGCTTCTTGGTTGGGGCGCTGACGCGCTTGCAGCTGGCAGGCGAAACGGAGGAGGAGGCCGGGCGCATCGCGCGCGAGCTGGGCCGGCAGGTGGCCAGCTTCGCCGGCTACGCCTTCTGCAAGGCGCACAGCGCGAGCTTCGCGCGCGAGAGCTTCGAGAGCGCCTACTGGAAGGCGCACTACCCCGCCGAGTTCATGGCCTCGGTGATCGAGGAGCGCGGCGGCTACTACAGCACGGCCGAGTACGTGGAGGAGTCGCGTCGCCTCGGCCTCGCGCTGCTGCCGCCGCACGTGAACGCGGGCACGCTGCGCAGTCTCGGCACCTCGAACGGCGCGCCGACCCGCGATCCTGCGGGCGACGCGGGACTCCCCCCGCGCGCGCCGCGCGACCCGGCCGTGCCGCGGGGGCGCCTGCGCATCGGGCTCTCATTTATGCAGGGCGTGCGCGAAGCGGCGCTCGCGTGGCTCGCCGAGGAAGGCGCGCGGCGGCCCTTCGTCGCCCTGCGCGAGCTGGTGGACCGCGCGCGGGCTGCGGGCGGCAACACGGCGCCGCGGCGCTACGAGCTGGCGCGGCTGGCGCGCGTGGGCGCGCTCGATGGCTTGGCGATTGGCGGCGCGCCCGAGCGCGCGGACGATCGCGGCAGCGCCGGCCGCGGCGCACCCGCCCCCGGGGGCGGGTCGGAGCGGGCTGCGTTGCTCGAGGCGCTCGCCGCGCTCTGGCCCGAGGCCACGGCGGCCAAGGCCAACACCGAGGCCTTTGCGCCGATCGATTGGCCCGCGGCCGGCGCCGACGCCGAGGCCATCCTGCGCGCGCGGGCCCGGCTCGAGCTGGGCGGGCTGGGCTTCACGCCGTCGCTGCACCCGCTCTTGCTGTCGCCGGTCTTCGCGGGCAACGGCAGCGGGCGCCTCACGGCCGCGGCGCTCACCGCCCGCGGGGCAGCGCTCGCTTCGCGCGAGCGCGTGGACCTGGGCCGCGTCGCGCTGCACGGCGTCAAGGTGGCCGGCAAGACGACGCGCACCGAGAAGGACCAGCGCCTGATGGCCTTCGTCACCTTCTCCGACGAGACGGGCATCTTCGAGACGGTCTTCTACCCCGAGGACTACGCGCGCCTCGCGCGGCGGCTGCGCGGGCTGGGGCCCTTTCGCGTGGAGGGGCGGGCGCTGGTCGAACTCGGCGAGCTGCTCGTGGAGGTGAAGGAGATCCGGATGCTTGAGGCGAGCAGTCAGAGAGCGGCGCCCGTTCACCTTCCGGCCTAGAAGCTCCCGAAGGGCACCGCATCCACCGTCCGCGTCAGCGGGAAACGCTCGCGGCACAAGCAAACCAGGAGACCCTTCTCGGCCCGCTCGCCGAAGAGTGCCTGGAATTCCTCGATGCCGCGGGCATGTGCCGCCGTGGGTGTGGCGGTGACCTTCGCCTCGATCGGGATCAGGCGGCGACCGGATTCGAGCACGAAGTCCACTTCGTGGCCGGCCGCCGTGCGCCAGAAGCTCAGGCCTGGCGAATCGCCGCGGTGATGGAAAAGCCGCAGCAGTTGCCCGCAAACCGCGGCCTCGAAGAGCGGGCCGGCCGACATGCCACTCAGGACCTGGTCCGCGTCGTTCAGCCCGAGCAGGAAGCTCAAGGTTCCGGTGTCCTGGAAGTAGAGCTTTGGCCGCTTGACCAGCCGTTTCCCCAGGTTCTCGAAGAAGGGCCGCAGAACATAGACCTGCCCGCTCGCCTCCAGCACGGAGACCCAGGCCTTGACGGTCTTGCCCGTCACGCCCAGGTCGCGGGCGAGGTCCTCGAAGTTGACCAGTGAGCCAGTGCGCGCCGCCAACAGGGCGAGCAGCCGCTGGAAGTCGCCGAGGTCCCCCACCGCGCGCAGCGAGCGAACGTCTCGCTCCAAGTAGGTGCTGACGTAGGAGGCGTGCCAGAGCTTGGCGTCCAGGTTCCCCCGCACGCTGAGCTCCGGGAAGCCGCCACGCAGGATGTGCTGTGCGATGCGCGCGGCGGAGCCCGGCGCGCCGGACGGAGCGGCCGAGAGCAGGCAATCGTGCCAGGCGGCACCTGCGTCGGGCTGCCCCTCCGCCTCGCGCAACGAGAGCGAGAGGAGCCGGAGAATCGCCGCGCGCCCGGCAAGGGATTCCGTGACACCCTGCATCAGCGAAAAAGCCTGCGACCCGGTGAGGATGTAGCGACCCATCGCCGCGCGCTGCGCGTCGATCTCCATCTTGAGGTAGGAGAGCAGGCTCGGGGCGTACTGGATCTCGTCCAGGATCAGCGGCGGGGCAAAGCGCTCGAGGAAGAGCCGGGGATCGCGGCGAGCCTGCTCGCGGAGCTCAGGATCGTCGAGGCTCGCGTAGCGATGGCTCTCACCGAAGACGCGCCGGACCAAGGTCGTCTTCCCGGACTGGCGCGGGCCGGTCAGGACGACGCTCGGGAACTCCTGGGCGGCCCGCTGGAGCACCAGCGTCAGAGTGCGCGTGAGGTAGCTCGCCGCAGCCATGGGGATAGCCTGCCCTGCCCCATGCCGTTGGTCAAGCAAAATGGGAGTTGGATTCCAAGTTTGCACAACAATGCCCCGGGCTGGCGCGGCCGCGCTGCGCGAAGCAATCGCGCGGGAGTCTGGTACAAGCTCTCATCAAGGTGGCCGATGGACCCTGCACCTCGGCTCCGCCAGCAGGCCGGCTGATTATTGCATAATCGCTACATGCACAAGGCTTGACTGCGCAGTCCCCATCGCATCGCCGCCGACTCAAGTTCCGCAGCGGCCTACCTGCTCCTGGGCAAGATCCACGCCGCGCAGGGCAACTGCGCGGAGGCGATCCCCGCTTTCGCGCGCGCCCTCGCGCTGTGCGACACCCTGGCTGCCGCCCGGGAGGGTCGCGAGGGTTGTCGCTGACCTCTGCGCGAGCAGGGAAGAATCGCCGCTGGGAGTAGACAGGCGCGCAGCGAGAGCGCGAAGGGCTGGGCAATCACCGCGCGCCCGGAAAGGGACTCCGTGTAAGCGCCCTACCAGCTCCCCCCGCCGCCGCCACCACCGCCGCCGCCCGAGAAGCCCCCGCCGCCGCTGCCGCTGGAGCCGCTCGAGCGCGGCGTCGCGGCCATCGCGCGGCCGGCGCTGGCCATCGCGGCGCTCAGGCTCTTCTCGAGGGACACCGTGGAGAAGCCCCCGTGCAGGCCGGGACCCCGGTACCAGCCGGGCGCTGGACCCTCGTCGTAGATGCCTTGGAAGCGCCGCGCCCAGGCGGCCGCCACGCCGAGGGCCATCGCGTAGGGCAGGAGCCGCTCGAAGGCCGCGCGCCGCGCGGCGGGATCGGCGAGCTCGCGCTCGATGCGGTCGGCCTCCACGCGCGTCGCGAACTCCTGGAAGCCCAGCGCCCACTCGCGGCCGGCCACGCCCTTCTTCGTGCGGCGCGGCATCGCAGGCGCGAAGGCGAAGAAGAGCACCATCGAGAGTACCGCCGCCACGATCGGCAGGGCCAAGGCCTGCGGGAAGAGGCCGCCCGTGATCCAGGACAGCAGCGCGCCGAGCCCGAAGGTCGCAAGCCCGGCGAGCACGCCGAAGCCGCCGTAGCGCGCGTAGACCGCCGTCGGCGCCGCCTCGAAGTAGCCGCCGCGCACGAGGCGCTGCACCACCGCCTCGCGGATCGGGGGGATCTCCTTGTAGAACTCCTGGCGCAGGTCGCTCGCGTCCACCTGCTCGCCGTGCTTGAAGATGCCGTTCCAGACCTGGGCCTCGTGCGGCAGCAGGTCGCCGGCGTCCGCCCGCCCGCGGCGCGCAAAGCGCGTTTCCTCGCGCTTGATGAGGCCGAGCAGCGAAGACTCCTCGCGCTCCTCGATCGCGAGGCGGCCCTTCACGGCGAGGTCGACGATCGTCGCCGTGATATCGCCCAGGTCCACGCGCTCGTCAACTAGAGCCCCTAGTTCCGCAGCGCTCAGACCTTCCGGCGGCTCGTAGCGCACGGTCACGCTGCCGGCCACGGCTGGGTCCTTGCCGCGCGCGCGGTACAGCCGGACGAGCAGCGCGAGCCACACGAAAGGCGCGAGCAGGATCAGGTTCGCGCCCACGAAGCGCGCCACCCTCACCGCGGCGCCGGGAAAGCGCAGATGCCCGCGCGGGAAGGCGACCACCACGGTGAGCCCCTCGAGCGGACCCAGCGCTCGCGTCGCCTCGAAGTGCACGCGGCCCGGCTCGGGGAACGCGATCGTCACTTCTTGCGCCGTCGCGCCGAAGCGCCCCGTGAAGCCGAGGGCGCGCAGCGAGTCGGCCGGCAGCGCCGCCGGCAGGCGCACGGTCGCCGTCGCGCGCCCGATGTCCGCCTGCCACTCGTGCCCCGTGGCGTTCCAGTACAGCTCGTCGTACTGCGGGAAGTGGCCGAGGGCGTCCTGCACGCGGTAGCGGATGCGGTAGATCACGCGCCCTGTTATCGTGCGGTCGGCGTCGCCGATGCGGATGCGGTAGTGATCGCCCTCGCGCGAGACCTTCGTCCCGTAGGGATTCCCGTGCTCGTCCACAACGCTCTCCAGGCGCAGGCGCATGCGGTACTGGAAGCCGCGCGGGTCGGTGTACGCGTAGGGGATCAGCCGGTAGATGCCGTGCCGCGGCTCGCTGAAGTCCACGGCCAGGCGCTCCTCGACGAGCAGCTCGGCATCCGGCTCGACCGTGAGCTGCGTCTCGAACTCGGCGATCGTGTAGCCGCCGAGATCGGCCCGCGCCGCGCTCGCGACGACGAGGAGCGCGAGCAGCGCAAGGACCCCCCGCGCCGCGCGCCGCGTCATGGCGTGAAGCTCACCTTGGGCGCCTCGGCCTCGCCCGGCTCGGTCAGCTCGAAGAACTTGCGCTCGCTGAAGCCGAACAGGTTGGCGAAGATGAGGTCGGGGAACATCTTCAGGCGCGTGTTGAAATCGCGCACGACGGCGTTGTAGTAGCGCCGCGCGTTCTGGATCGCCTCTTCCAGCTCCTGGAGCGCCCGCTGCAGGTCCTGGAAATTCTGGTTGGCCTTGAGGTCGGGATAGGCCTCGGCCAGCGCGAAGAGCTGCCGGAGCTGCTGCGTGAGGAAGCTCTCGGCGGCCGCGCTGCCCGCCGGATCGCCGCCGCGCCCGCCGACCGCCGCCGCCTGCTGGCGCGCCTTCGTCACCGCCTCGAGGGTAACGCGCTCGTGAGCCGCGTAGCCCTTCACCGTCTCGACGAGGTTGTCCACCAGATCGTGCCGCCGCTTGAGCTGCACGTCGATGTCCGACCAGGCCCCCTCGGCGCGCACGCGCAGGCCGACGAGCCGGTTGTAGATGCCGATGCCGCCGAAGACGACGAGGGCGACGAGGGCGAGCAGGAGCAGGGTGGCGAAAGGCATGATCACCTCCGGGCGTTCGGAATTCGGCGCGAGCATAGGCGCGCAGGGCGGCCGGGTCTAGAGATCCTTCAGGTAGGCCGGCCCGCCGAGCTGCTCCATCTGGCCGACGATCCAGCCCGCCCGCTGGCGGACGTAGCCGGACGGCCGGTCGGCGGAGAGACGCTTCGGGCTGGGGAGCACGGCGGCCAGGAGCGCCGCCTCGTAGCGGTCGAGCTGCGCGGCGGGCTTGTGGAAGTAGAGGCGGCTGGCCGCGCCCACGCCGTAGACCCCCGGCCCCATCTCCGCGACGTTCAGGTAGACC from bacterium encodes:
- a CDS encoding DNA polymerase III subunit alpha — its product is MDFVHLNVHSAYSLLAGTLKPEAIPALARRRGFGALALTDTDGLFAAVAFQQACAREGLHGVLGVELTRPRQRREAALPAPLLPELPAPAVADGEEAESPRELGGFARERPAGPGDARHRATLLARSEAGYRLLGELISTRHRDPAFELEAALAAALDSGELYLLCAGEGLLRALAPREHARAVRGARLFVELRPGRGTAAQLGLQARLALAEALGLPAVVTGGVFFAEPADHELHRLLSAMRMNCTEPALPTDAAAPATAWLMDEPALRGALGLAPGGGLQGAAGREAAPGGGLQGAAGREAAPGGGSRALADPRLERALAASAAIAADCQVRIPLGRPRPPRFNLPPGPDGRPSHPDAFLYRLAHEGLRERLGLAPGDSDTRARRTLAALRRELHVIRRREVSAYFLIAWDLVRYGSSRGLASLGRGSAAGSLVSFALGITHVNPLENGLYFERFLNLERAGLPDFDIDFGSAARYEILDYAFRRYGRESTAMIGTYQTFRPRGAFRRLVAALGLDETLWDARIKLLPHWGSCATLRQQLKEHPKSRHLDLATDDWPRLLDLAARLDELPQHLGTHPCGIVIAPGPIAHFVPVQPGAQGLAITQWDMHGVEAAGLIKMDILGQRGLAVIDATSARVRENFGRAPRLAGDPPPGAGPTAVRRGARTQRGEAADAVNPFTDPDTRALLARGASEGCFYIESPIMMQILRQARCEEFETLTALSSIIRPGVSNYGGKRDYLMRHRGEEPVRLLHPLLEPLLRDTHGCLIYQEQVMRVLQVMGGMTLGEADAFRKIMSGKGGGDAKAFEERFLVGALTRLQLAGETEEEAGRIARELGRQVASFAGYAFCKAHSASFARESFESAYWKAHYPAEFMASVIEERGGYYSTAEYVEESRRLGLALLPPHVNAGTLRSLGTSNGAPTRDPAGDAGLPPRAPRDPAVPRGRLRIGLSFMQGVREAALAWLAEEGARRPFVALRELVDRARAAGGNTAPRRYELARLARVGALDGLAIGGAPERADDRGSAGRGAPAPGGGSERAALLEALAALWPEATAAKANTEAFAPIDWPAAGADAEAILRARARLELGGLGFTPSLHPLLLSPVFAGNGSGRLTAAALTARGAALASRERVDLGRVALHGVKVAGKTTRTEKDQRLMAFVTFSDETGIFETVFYPEDYARLARRLRGLGPFRVEGRALVELGELLVEVKEIRMLEASSQRAAPVHLPA
- a CDS encoding ATP-binding protein yields the protein MAAASYLTRTLTLVLQRAAQEFPSVVLTGPRQSGKTTLVRRVFGESHRYASLDDPELREQARRDPRLFLERFAPPLILDEIQYAPSLLSYLKMEIDAQRAAMGRYILTGSQAFSLMQGVTESLAGRAAILRLLSLSLREAEGQPDAGAAWHDCLLSAAPSGAPGSAARIAQHILRGGFPELSVRGNLDAKLWHASYVSTYLERDVRSLRAVGDLGDFQRLLALLAARTGSLVNFEDLARDLGVTGKTVKAWVSVLEASGQVYVLRPFFENLGKRLVKRPKLYFQDTGTLSFLLGLNDADQVLSGMSAGPLFEAAVCGQLLRLFHHRGDSPGLSFWRTAAGHEVDFVLESGRRLIPIEAKVTATPTAAHARGIEEFQALFGERAEKGLLVCLCRERFPLTRTVDAVPFGSF
- a CDS encoding DUF2207 domain-containing protein, producing the protein MTRRAARGVLALLALLVVASAARADLGGYTIAEFETQLTVEPDAELLVEERLAVDFSEPRHGIYRLIPYAYTDPRGFQYRMRLRLESVVDEHGNPYGTKVSREGDHYRIRIGDADRTITGRVIYRIRYRVQDALGHFPQYDELYWNATGHEWQADIGRATATVRLPAALPADSLRALGFTGRFGATAQEVTIAFPEPGRVHFEATRALGPLEGLTVVVAFPRGHLRFPGAAVRVARFVGANLILLAPFVWLALLVRLYRARGKDPAVAGSVTVRYEPPEGLSAAELGALVDERVDLGDITATIVDLAVKGRLAIEEREESSLLGLIKREETRFARRGRADAGDLLPHEAQVWNGIFKHGEQVDASDLRQEFYKEIPPIREAVVQRLVRGGYFEAAPTAVYARYGGFGVLAGLATFGLGALLSWITGGLFPQALALPIVAAVLSMVLFFAFAPAMPRRTKKGVAGREWALGFQEFATRVEADRIERELADPAARRAAFERLLPYAMALGVAAAWARRFQGIYDEGPAPGWYRGPGLHGGFSTVSLEKSLSAAMASAGRAMAATPRSSGSSGSGGGGFSGGGGGGGGGGSW
- a CDS encoding LemA family protein, producing the protein MPFATLLLLALVALVVFGGIGIYNRLVGLRVRAEGAWSDIDVQLKRRHDLVDNLVETVKGYAAHERVTLEAVTKARQQAAAVGGRGGDPAGSAAAESFLTQQLRQLFALAEAYPDLKANQNFQDLQRALQELEEAIQNARRYYNAVVRDFNTRLKMFPDLIFANLFGFSERKFFELTEPGEAEAPKVSFTP